The Pyrobaculum sp. 3827-6 genome has a segment encoding these proteins:
- a CDS encoding branched-chain amino acid transaminase, giving the protein MKPHAKYVWFNGKVVRWEDAKIHVMTHALHYGTSIFEGIRGYWNGDNLLIFRLDDHVERMFKSAKILGVTIPYTREEVRKAVIETAQANNFREEDVYIRPVAFVSTETVTLDIRSLEVSLAVIIFPFGKYLSPKGIRAAIVSWRRVHNTMLPVMAKIGGIYVNSVLALTEAKSRGYDEALLMDLNGYVVEGSGENIFVVRGRKLYTPPVHQSILEGITRDTILRLSADLGIQAEEKPITREEIYTADEVFLVGTAAEVTPVVEVDGRPIGSGEPGPITMKIAELYSNVVRGRVEKYLNWLTPVY; this is encoded by the coding sequence ATGAAGCCCCACGCTAAATACGTCTGGTTCAACGGCAAGGTTGTGAGGTGGGAAGACGCCAAGATACACGTAATGACACATGCGCTACACTACGGAACCTCGATATTTGAGGGAATAAGGGGCTACTGGAACGGCGACAATTTACTAATATTCAGACTGGACGACCACGTAGAGCGTATGTTTAAGTCAGCAAAGATACTTGGAGTGACGATACCCTATACGAGAGAGGAAGTGCGCAAAGCGGTTATCGAGACGGCACAGGCCAACAACTTCAGAGAAGAAGATGTCTACATCAGGCCCGTGGCGTTTGTATCCACGGAAACTGTGACACTTGACATTAGAAGCCTTGAGGTATCTCTCGCAGTTATCATCTTCCCGTTTGGCAAATACCTCTCGCCTAAGGGGATAAGAGCCGCCATTGTGAGCTGGCGCAGAGTCCACAACACCATGTTGCCCGTGATGGCTAAGATCGGCGGTATATATGTAAACTCTGTACTAGCGCTCACAGAGGCGAAGAGCCGAGGCTATGACGAGGCTCTGCTAATGGATCTAAACGGATACGTGGTTGAGGGATCCGGCGAGAATATATTCGTGGTGAGAGGTAGAAAGCTCTACACGCCACCTGTACACCAATCAATTCTGGAGGGGATCACGAGAGATACTATTTTGAGGCTTAGCGCAGATCTGGGGATACAGGCTGAGGAGAAGCCGATCACCCGCGAAGAGATCTACACGGCAGACGAGGTGTTCCTCGTCGGCACCGCCGCCGAGGTAACGCCCGTGGTTGAAGTAGACGGCAGGCCCATTGGCTCTGGAGAACCCGGCCCCATCACCATGAAAATAGCTGAGTTATATTCAAACGTGGTGAGAGGCAGGGTGGAGAAGTACCTAAACTGGCTAACCCCAGTGTACTAG
- the ribH gene encoding 6,7-dimethyl-8-ribityllumazine synthase codes for MVRLAIVVAEFNYDITRLMLQKALEHAKFLGAEVTYVVNVPGVYDIPMVLRDLVAREEVDAVATLGAVIQGATKHDEIVAQQAARKILDISVESGKPITLGIIGHGANRMQALERVEEYARRAVEAAVKLARRKKKLKEAKYSGETVYID; via the coding sequence ATGGTCAGGCTGGCGATAGTTGTCGCAGAGTTTAACTACGACATTACACGCCTAATGTTGCAAAAAGCTCTTGAACACGCCAAATTCCTCGGGGCCGAGGTGACCTACGTCGTGAACGTGCCCGGGGTCTACGACATACCTATGGTACTGAGGGATCTAGTGGCGAGAGAGGAGGTAGACGCCGTAGCCACGCTGGGGGCAGTTATCCAGGGCGCTACAAAACACGACGAAATAGTTGCACAGCAGGCGGCGAGGAAGATACTAGACATCTCGGTTGAGTCTGGTAAGCCAATCACGCTGGGCATCATAGGGCACGGCGCCAACAGAATGCAAGCTCTTGAGAGAGTGGAGGAATACGCGAGGCGCGCGGTGGAAGCCGCGGTGAAGCTGGCGAGGAGGAAGAAGAAGTTGAAAGAGGCGAAGTACAGCGGGGAGACGGTGTATATAGACTAG
- a CDS encoding TrmB family transcriptional regulator, whose amino-acid sequence MPSGVKTKIYEYLAQNKGKELTAEEVAKAIGVEKVAVVKAQLTRLIREGKVEKTAEGRYRAK is encoded by the coding sequence ATGCCGTCAGGAGTGAAGACTAAAATATATGAATATCTGGCTCAGAATAAAGGTAAAGAATTAACCGCTGAGGAGGTTGCAAAAGCGATAGGTGTAGAGAAGGTGGCCGTGGTAAAGGCCCAGTTAACGCGTCTAATTAGAGAGGGGAAGGTTGAAAAAACCGCGGAGGGGCGCTACAGGGCAAAGTGA
- a CDS encoding polyprenyl synthetase family protein: MSLLPRDVLAALEHVVADLQKVGEGLEPASLRGAVRHYIETPGKLLRPILLLTFSYSLDRRSLMDPRIIQAATIVELLHVVSLLQDDVMDKHDERRGIKTPRILYGDDRSIIASDWLIAESIKRAVKLGPEVVEYLADVAQRLSRGQALDLDGEREKAAELKTAPLIEATLVLPTILLGRREMIELARRLGRSLGVLYQYSDDMSDEGVERGAVNEYATETRSILAKMRSIVGEALAPFEKLIDSLVKKALEGSLTIARNFIS, translated from the coding sequence GTGTCTCTACTGCCGCGCGATGTTTTGGCAGCACTGGAGCACGTGGTGGCAGATCTTCAAAAAGTGGGGGAGGGCCTAGAGCCCGCGTCGCTACGCGGCGCGGTGCGGCACTACATAGAAACCCCGGGGAAGTTGCTTAGGCCTATTCTGCTACTCACCTTCTCGTACAGCCTAGATAGGAGGTCTTTAATGGATCCCAGAATTATACAAGCTGCAACTATCGTAGAGCTACTACACGTGGTGTCGCTACTTCAAGATGACGTAATGGATAAACACGACGAGAGGAGAGGCATAAAGACGCCTCGTATACTATACGGCGACGATAGGTCTATCATAGCCAGCGACTGGCTTATTGCCGAGTCTATTAAACGCGCAGTGAAGCTTGGGCCTGAGGTTGTTGAGTACCTAGCCGACGTGGCCCAGAGGCTCTCCAGAGGCCAGGCCCTCGATCTTGACGGTGAGAGAGAAAAAGCTGCTGAGCTGAAAACTGCGCCTCTGATTGAGGCGACACTTGTCCTCCCCACGATACTTCTGGGTAGGCGGGAGATGATAGAGCTGGCGAGGAGACTTGGCAGATCGCTTGGCGTCTTGTACCAATACTCCGACGACATGAGCGACGAGGGGGTTGAGCGCGGCGCTGTTAACGAATACGCCACAGAGACCAGGAGTATCCTTGCCAAAATGCGGAGTATTGTAGGCGAGGCGCTCGCGCCTTTCGAGAAGCTTATTGATAGTTTGGTGAAAAAAGCGCTTGAGGGCAGTCTCACAATAGCGCGAAACTTTATATCGTAG
- a CDS encoding NTPase, translating to MTWRERAEGRIGISGLPGVGKTTLALKVAELAKQKLSVCGFVTIEVREGGSRIGFDVVELVGGSRTPLARVGSGEPSVGRYVVRLEACQAIRSALSQRCELKIIDEIGAMEFKCPGFGEYLQNALYNTPRVLATIHRNYIEMAKRFGFEVFWLTRENWNHVFQQVVARLGLS from the coding sequence ATGACGTGGCGTGAAAGGGCTGAGGGCAGAATCGGCATCTCCGGATTGCCTGGCGTCGGCAAAACCACGCTAGCTCTAAAAGTAGCAGAGCTAGCTAAGCAGAAGCTGAGCGTGTGCGGATTCGTCACTATAGAGGTAAGGGAGGGGGGTTCGCGCATAGGCTTCGACGTAGTTGAGCTCGTCGGCGGAAGCCGCACGCCGCTTGCGAGAGTGGGGAGTGGGGAGCCCTCAGTGGGTAGGTACGTAGTTAGGCTAGAGGCTTGCCAGGCAATTAGAAGTGCGTTAAGCCAGCGGTGCGAGTTAAAGATTATTGACGAGATCGGCGCCATGGAGTTCAAATGCCCCGGCTTCGGCGAGTATTTACAAAATGCTCTATACAACACGCCGAGGGTATTGGCAACAATACACAGAAATTACATAGAAATGGCCAAGAGATTTGGATTCGAGGTTTTTTGGCTAACGAGAGAGAATTGGAACCACGTTTTTCAACAGGTAGTTGCCCGCCTAGGACTTTCCTAG
- a CDS encoding Rab family GTPase: MAYRRVVTLLGVGGVGKTTFAYRVLGVSETPVLTLRPSYYRFYIGDLEIDLVDVPGQRVFEVAAKFTSFKIPIVDRLVYMYDLTNYDTLYAISELHTIFIERGSRVAKEYVVVGNKRDIAEEIGVFIEADEIASSIGASEIYYISAVKDPPRVFREILLGKS; encoded by the coding sequence ATGGCATATAGGAGAGTAGTAACTCTTCTAGGCGTGGGAGGGGTCGGGAAGACCACCTTCGCGTACAGAGTCTTGGGAGTTTCTGAGACTCCTGTACTGACTCTAAGACCTAGCTACTACAGATTCTACATAGGAGATCTAGAGATAGATTTGGTAGACGTGCCGGGGCAGAGGGTATTTGAGGTGGCGGCGAAGTTTACCTCTTTTAAAATTCCAATTGTCGACAGGTTGGTGTACATGTATGACTTGACTAATTACGACACTTTGTATGCCATTTCCGAGCTACATACCATTTTCATAGAAAGAGGTTCGCGAGTGGCGAAGGAGTACGTGGTTGTTGGTAATAAAAGAGACATCGCCGAGGAGATTGGCGTATTTATAGAGGCTGATGAGATAGCCTCTTCAATAGGCGCCTCCGAGATTTACTATATATCGGCGGTAAAAGATCCTCCTCGGGTGTTTCGGGAGATTCTGCTAGGAAAGTCCTAG
- the cc1 gene encoding DNA-binding protein CC1, which yields MSKKQKLKFYDIKAKQAFETDNYEVVEKQTARGPMMFAVAKSPYTGIKVYRLLGKKK from the coding sequence ATGTCGAAGAAGCAGAAGTTGAAGTTCTATGACATTAAGGCGAAGCAGGCGTTTGAGACGGATAACTACGAGGTTGTGGAGAAGCAGACTGCCCGCGGGCCGATGATGTTTGCAGTAGCCAAATCTCCATACACCGGCATCAAAGTATACAGACTGCTAGGCAAGAAGAAATAA
- a CDS encoding mRNA surveillance protein Pelota: protein MKYEVDRKRRVIKVVPEREEDLYFIYLLIDMGDVVRGWTVREYKPLGAKEGERMKMYLGIRVEALEYHKFRGSLRVRGTVVEAQEGIEGVKGRRHTFELAVGREVEIEKAEERPLEVVEEVLNMARNSLPRILLVSIDDEEAAFAYITALGVEVLHTVYNSAERGGGNSLLHNYLVYVGKVVEELKRRLDPDKVVVAGPHIVVEQAGVYVRGDRVSQSSGGLAGVYEFVRRGLYDEFKKEMGVVAYERLMRLLATERELAALGLEEVEEAAASGRVDILLVLDSYLKERPGEVWSVLYEVYKSRGRIYIVREDTEIGAGLRALGGIASILRW from the coding sequence GTGAAGTACGAGGTAGACAGGAAGAGGCGTGTCATAAAGGTGGTCCCGGAGAGGGAGGAGGATCTGTACTTCATCTACCTGCTTATCGACATGGGCGACGTGGTGCGTGGGTGGACTGTCAGAGAGTACAAGCCTCTTGGAGCAAAGGAGGGGGAAAGGATGAAGATGTACCTAGGGATTAGGGTGGAGGCTCTTGAGTATCACAAATTCCGTGGCAGTCTGAGGGTGAGGGGGACCGTCGTCGAGGCTCAGGAGGGCATAGAGGGCGTTAAGGGGCGGAGGCATACATTTGAGCTTGCTGTGGGTAGGGAGGTGGAGATCGAGAAGGCCGAGGAAAGGCCTCTGGAGGTGGTTGAGGAGGTGTTAAACATGGCTAGGAACTCCCTGCCTCGGATACTTTTAGTATCTATCGACGACGAGGAGGCCGCCTTTGCATACATAACTGCTCTGGGCGTAGAGGTACTTCACACTGTATATAACAGCGCCGAGAGAGGTGGGGGAAATAGCCTTTTACACAACTATCTTGTGTATGTTGGTAAAGTAGTGGAGGAGTTGAAACGTCGACTCGATCCAGATAAGGTGGTGGTAGCTGGCCCCCACATCGTTGTGGAGCAAGCGGGTGTGTACGTAAGGGGGGATCGCGTGTCTCAAAGCTCGGGTGGGCTTGCAGGTGTTTATGAATTTGTGAGGAGGGGGCTTTACGACGAGTTTAAAAAGGAGATGGGCGTCGTAGCTTATGAAAGACTCATGCGTTTATTAGCGACGGAGAGAGAGCTGGCGGCTCTTGGGCTTGAGGAAGTTGAGGAGGCCGCCGCCTCTGGCCGCGTTGATATTCTTCTGGTGTTAGATTCGTATCTGAAAGAGAGGCCGGGTGAGGTTTGGAGTGTCTTGTATGAAGTATATAAGAGCCGTGGGAGAATATACATCGTAAGGGAGGATACTGAAATAGGCGCTGGGCTGAGGGCGCTGGGAGGTATAGCGTCTATCTTGAGATGGTAA
- a CDS encoding DsbA family protein, translated as MKPVTILAIAVLVFAVLAAVIVYSNLISQSQPQAFSTTSAGGLPLPNWAITFGDLKAPITLIELFDLHCPYCAMAHEQLDPLYRELLKTGKLRLVFLDLIVHPEAAPAHQYLHCAYNQLGNKTYDLITQLYKVFLSDGAQKQLEILQGYRCTNTPSKSVFDSAVKELLSTLAQKGVAIRQLGTPTFIIIKNGTINVVVGADVARVISLISQ; from the coding sequence ATGAAGCCAGTTACTATTCTAGCCATAGCCGTTCTGGTATTCGCGGTCTTGGCCGCGGTTATCGTATATAGCAACTTAATCTCTCAATCTCAGCCACAAGCGTTTTCTACAACGTCGGCGGGTGGTTTGCCGTTGCCCAACTGGGCTATAACGTTCGGCGACCTCAAGGCGCCTATTACGTTGATAGAGCTATTCGATCTACACTGCCCCTACTGCGCGATGGCGCATGAACAGCTAGATCCTTTATATAGAGAGTTGCTAAAAACGGGGAAATTAAGGTTGGTATTCCTAGACCTTATAGTGCACCCAGAAGCCGCGCCGGCGCATCAATATCTCCACTGCGCCTATAACCAACTTGGTAACAAGACGTACGACTTGATAACGCAGCTCTACAAGGTCTTCCTCAGCGACGGCGCACAGAAACAGCTCGAGATATTGCAGGGCTATAGGTGTACGAATACGCCGAGTAAGTCAGTTTTTGACAGCGCTGTAAAAGAACTTCTAAGTACCCTGGCGCAAAAAGGCGTGGCTATTAGACAGCTAGGCACGCCGACGTTCATAATTATAAAAAACGGCACCATTAACGTAGTGGTTGGCGCAGACGTGGCGCGCGTGATCTCTCTAATTAGTCAGTAG
- a CDS encoding DUF359 domain-containing protein — MTCYRLAGRRDLFAFPYPIAIWRDPPSSVEFVKNLAESYGAVHIYTVGDVVTRNFLSQGLVPTSAAIDEKTRRGVKMEQLNLFKRVIRVVNPPGYITEEAWAAVEEAVGGGVVIKVEGEEDMLSLAFIKLAPPRSIVAYGHYMGALIAVPVDWYRSYILKLFDYLEKC; from the coding sequence ATGACCTGCTACCGGCTGGCAGGCCGCCGGGATCTCTTCGCCTTCCCCTACCCCATAGCAATATGGAGGGACCCGCCGTCGTCTGTGGAGTTTGTGAAAAATCTCGCGGAGAGCTACGGGGCTGTGCATATATACACGGTGGGCGATGTGGTGACTCGTAATTTCCTCAGCCAAGGCCTCGTGCCCACCTCGGCGGCTATTGATGAGAAGACGAGAAGAGGCGTAAAGATGGAGCAGCTAAACCTCTTTAAGAGAGTTATTAGAGTCGTCAACCCCCCCGGGTATATAACAGAAGAGGCCTGGGCCGCCGTGGAGGAGGCCGTGGGGGGCGGGGTGGTTATTAAAGTAGAGGGCGAGGAGGACATGTTGTCCCTGGCGTTTATTAAGCTAGCCCCGCCGAGGTCTATCGTGGCCTATGGCCACTACATGGGGGCTCTCATAGCAGTGCCAGTGGACTGGTATAGGAGCTATATCTTAAAGCTGTTTGACTACCTCGAAAAGTGTTAA
- a CDS encoding MBL fold metallo-hydrolase, protein MEIYVIGYGGWISNPHLGYTSLYVKTDVGILIDAGECTYAKMAACGLPWPDAVFISHRHGDHILGLPTFMLMARRLGRVLRVVANRDAVEASRALALATGIENALQHVEFVEARGALKIGDTQLSFAPTSHPVETLAVRIEHGGRCVVYSSDTAPSEGVVELARGCDLLIHEVSGNPGQEEEAHRVGHSTTADAVELARRAGVKMLMPIHFYLEPPVVPPGVTVVIPAPCGRFTI, encoded by the coding sequence GTGGAGATCTACGTCATTGGGTACGGCGGCTGGATATCAAACCCCCATCTAGGCTACACTTCTCTATATGTCAAGACCGACGTTGGTATTCTCATAGATGCGGGGGAGTGCACCTATGCAAAAATGGCCGCGTGCGGCCTGCCGTGGCCCGACGCGGTGTTTATAAGCCATAGACACGGCGACCACATACTCGGCCTACCTACCTTCATGCTCATGGCGAGGAGGCTCGGCAGGGTGCTGAGGGTAGTTGCTAATAGAGACGCGGTTGAAGCCTCCCGGGCTCTGGCGTTGGCAACCGGCATCGAGAACGCTTTGCAACATGTCGAGTTTGTCGAGGCGAGGGGTGCCTTGAAGATTGGAGACACCCAGCTGTCCTTCGCCCCAACGTCACACCCCGTGGAGACGCTGGCGGTGAGGATCGAACACGGGGGCAGGTGTGTTGTGTATAGCTCAGACACGGCGCCGTCGGAGGGCGTAGTTGAGCTTGCGCGTGGTTGCGACTTGTTAATACACGAAGTCTCTGGGAACCCGGGGCAGGAAGAGGAGGCCCACAGAGTTGGCCACAGCACGACGGCCGACGCCGTTGAGCTGGCGCGGAGGGCCGGGGTCAAGATGTTAATGCCCATACACTTCTACCTAGAGCCGCCGGTCGTGCCCCCCGGCGTTACTGTAGTAATCCCGGCGCCCTGCGGCAGATTTACGATATGA
- a CDS encoding nucleotide sugar dehydrogenase produces MLADLLRRGELVVAVYGLGYVGMALSAAWALAGARVIGVDIDSGKVERLNNGVVEYVEKDVVDVLTHAIRSGRFTATTDGVVASIRSHVKIVAVPVFLKKSATAIDVDFSALTSAAKSIGAGLKKGDLVIVESSVPPGTTEEVVRPVLEGASGLVAEEDFYLAYSPERVMVGHALKDIVENYPKVVAGVGPRSAEEAAELYRQVAKRGVLVLESTREAEFEKLLEGVYRDVNIAVANEMAKLANALGISFRRAREAANSQPYSHVHKPGSGVGGNCIPVYPYFLMWTAAKYGVDLPLTRTARFINEKQPEEVAFAALRAMLKHGVNPAAAKIAILGLAFRGDVDDTRGSPTYDIIATLLKVGIKPEQITVHDPYVKQDMLLTRWGIALTQDLESAVKGADVVIISTDHSAYRIKASVLLSLMNSQVVVDARGVLTPDANIYSIDSGRWP; encoded by the coding sequence GTGCTGGCCGACCTCTTAAGACGCGGCGAGCTCGTAGTAGCCGTGTATGGACTGGGCTACGTGGGGATGGCCCTCTCCGCGGCGTGGGCCTTGGCAGGCGCCAGGGTAATAGGCGTAGATATAGACTCCGGGAAGGTGGAGAGGCTAAACAACGGCGTCGTGGAGTACGTGGAGAAAGACGTAGTTGATGTACTTACCCACGCCATTAGAAGCGGCAGGTTCACAGCTACTACAGACGGCGTGGTGGCCTCGATAAGAAGCCACGTGAAGATAGTGGCCGTGCCGGTATTCCTAAAAAAGTCCGCCACGGCGATAGACGTGGACTTCTCCGCCTTGACATCCGCGGCGAAGTCCATAGGGGCCGGGCTTAAGAAAGGCGACCTCGTAATTGTTGAGTCAAGCGTGCCCCCCGGCACCACTGAGGAGGTGGTGAGGCCCGTGCTGGAGGGCGCCTCGGGCCTAGTCGCCGAGGAGGACTTCTACCTCGCGTACAGCCCAGAGCGGGTAATGGTGGGCCACGCCTTGAAAGACATAGTGGAGAACTACCCCAAAGTCGTGGCGGGGGTGGGGCCGAGGAGCGCAGAGGAGGCCGCGGAGCTGTATAGACAAGTTGCGAAGAGGGGCGTCCTGGTTTTGGAGAGCACCAGGGAGGCGGAGTTTGAGAAGTTACTGGAGGGGGTGTACCGCGACGTGAACATAGCGGTGGCAAATGAAATGGCCAAACTCGCAAACGCCCTAGGAATTTCGTTCAGAAGAGCAAGAGAGGCGGCTAATAGCCAGCCCTACAGCCACGTCCACAAGCCCGGCTCCGGCGTGGGCGGCAACTGCATACCTGTCTACCCCTACTTCCTCATGTGGACCGCCGCTAAGTACGGCGTGGATCTGCCGCTGACACGTACAGCCCGGTTCATAAACGAGAAGCAGCCGGAGGAAGTGGCCTTCGCGGCGTTGCGCGCCATGTTAAAACACGGCGTCAACCCAGCGGCGGCCAAAATCGCGATCCTGGGCCTGGCGTTTAGAGGCGATGTAGATGATACAAGAGGTAGCCCCACATACGACATCATCGCCACCTTGTTGAAAGTGGGGATAAAGCCAGAACAGATAACAGTACACGACCCCTATGTTAAACAAGATATGTTATTAACCAGGTGGGGTATCGCGCTTACTCAAGACCTCGAATCTGCAGTAAAGGGCGCCGACGTCGTGATCATATCCACCGACCATTCGGCGTACAGAATTAAGGCAAGTGTGTTGTTAAGCTTAATGAACTCGCAGGTCGTTGTGGATGCCAGAGGCGTGTTGACGCCCGACGCCAATATATATTCGATTGACAGCGGCCGCTGGCCTTAG
- a CDS encoding 2-oxoacid:acceptor oxidoreductase family protein, whose product MREVIFLGRGGQGAVTAAQLLAYAASLEGKKAQALPEFGAERRGAIVRAYLRIGEALLHSSVKKADYVVVLDGRIIEQIDVRQYGKPGAVYIVNIKSPSDWYISIDATSIALKHGLVVAGWPVVNLIMAAAFAAVSGLVTLESIVKAVPEYVPRRYVEANIKAVVEGYELAKRLVEAR is encoded by the coding sequence ATGCGTGAGGTAATTTTTCTCGGCCGCGGGGGGCAGGGCGCCGTCACTGCCGCCCAGCTCTTGGCTTACGCCGCCTCTCTAGAGGGTAAAAAGGCGCAGGCCTTGCCCGAGTTTGGAGCCGAGAGGAGGGGGGCCATCGTGAGGGCTTACCTAAGGATAGGAGAGGCTCTTCTCCACTCTTCAGTGAAGAAGGCGGACTACGTCGTGGTGTTAGACGGCCGTATTATTGAGCAGATAGATGTTAGGCAGTACGGCAAGCCCGGCGCTGTGTATATAGTAAACATCAAGTCGCCGTCGGATTGGTATATATCTATCGACGCGACGTCGATCGCGCTTAAACACGGCCTTGTAGTAGCGGGGTGGCCCGTGGTCAACCTCATAATGGCGGCCGCGTTTGCGGCAGTTAGCGGGTTGGTGACGCTGGAAAGCATCGTAAAAGCGGTGCCTGAATACGTGCCTAGGAGGTATGTAGAGGCTAATATAAAAGCAGTGGTTGAGGGATATGAATTAGCAAAGAGATTAGTAGAAGCTCGCTAA
- a CDS encoding 4Fe-4S binding protein: MLPISKPAPASAGVTGTWRTYRPVVNLGKCIDCGLCWLYCPESVIDWEKGEKVKIDYTYCKGCGICAEVCPVKAIDMEPEEEV; the protein is encoded by the coding sequence GTGTTGCCTATCTCAAAACCCGCGCCGGCGTCCGCCGGCGTCACCGGCACGTGGCGCACCTATAGACCAGTGGTAAATCTTGGGAAGTGTATAGACTGCGGACTATGTTGGCTCTACTGTCCAGAGTCTGTAATCGACTGGGAAAAGGGCGAGAAGGTGAAAATTGACTACACCTACTGCAAGGGCTGTGGTATCTGTGCAGAGGTCTGCCCAGTAAAGGCTATAGATATGGAACCAGAGGAAGAGGTATGA
- a CDS encoding transketolase C-terminal domain-containing protein: MKALATQKTALTGNYAVAYAVKMAKPHVIAAYPITPQTSIVEKLSEFVERGELNARFVNVESEFAAMSVVYGAAMAGARAFTATSSHGLLYMYEATWWTALSRAPVVMTVVTRTIGPPWNIHVEHNDILVLRDTGWLIAMAETVQEVLDLTIQAFRIAETAVLPTAVGLDGFVLSHSTEPVELPPQELVDKFLPPRRPDVPLLLRPGEAVTFGNLSSDNRDHARHKIATVYTAQREAKKIVSQVDEEYGRLTGRRYGGLVEWYKAGDAKNVVVCMGAWCSDAKQAVESLRRRGISIGLMRVRFLRPFPEEEVAKLDQYERVIVYDRDITPLGGVLGTEIKAHLSRAEVVNIVAGIAGVDFDAQNFYETIQKALDGSYGEVEFVV; the protein is encoded by the coding sequence ATGAAGGCGCTGGCAACGCAGAAAACAGCTCTTACCGGTAACTACGCCGTGGCTTACGCCGTCAAGATGGCGAAGCCCCATGTAATAGCGGCATACCCCATCACCCCGCAAACGTCCATCGTAGAGAAGCTCTCCGAGTTCGTGGAGAGGGGGGAGTTAAACGCCAGATTTGTCAACGTGGAGTCGGAATTCGCGGCGATGTCAGTCGTCTACGGCGCGGCGATGGCTGGCGCGCGGGCGTTCACAGCCACGTCCTCACACGGGTTGCTGTACATGTACGAGGCAACTTGGTGGACCGCCCTCAGCAGGGCGCCGGTTGTCATGACCGTCGTCACCCGCACCATCGGCCCGCCATGGAATATCCACGTGGAGCACAACGACATACTAGTCCTCAGAGACACAGGGTGGTTGATAGCTATGGCGGAGACGGTGCAGGAGGTGCTCGACCTGACAATACAGGCATTTAGAATTGCGGAGACTGCGGTTCTCCCCACCGCGGTGGGGCTAGACGGCTTCGTCCTCAGCCACTCGACGGAACCAGTCGAGTTGCCGCCTCAGGAATTGGTTGATAAATTCCTGCCGCCCCGCAGGCCGGATGTACCGCTGTTGCTACGCCCGGGGGAGGCCGTCACATTCGGCAACCTGTCTTCAGACAACAGAGACCACGCGAGGCACAAGATAGCAACCGTGTACACGGCGCAGAGGGAGGCGAAGAAGATAGTAAGCCAGGTCGACGAGGAGTATGGAAGGCTAACGGGGAGGCGCTACGGGGGGCTGGTCGAGTGGTACAAGGCGGGCGATGCGAAGAACGTCGTGGTGTGTATGGGGGCTTGGTGTAGCGACGCGAAGCAGGCCGTGGAGAGCCTCAGGAGGCGGGGCATCTCCATTGGGTTAATGAGGGTGAGGTTCCTAAGACCATTCCCCGAGGAGGAGGTGGCCAAGCTAGATCAGTACGAAAGAGTTATTGTATACGATAGAGACATAACCCCGCTTGGGGGAGTTCTGGGGACTGAGATCAAGGCGCATCTCTCAAGGGCCGAGGTGGTGAATATAGTAGCTGGCATAGCTGGCGTCGATTTCGACGCTCAGAACTTCTACGAAACTATACAAAAAGCCCTAGATGGGAGTTACGGAGAGGTGGAGTTTGTAGTATGA